One Papaver somniferum cultivar HN1 chromosome 10, ASM357369v1, whole genome shotgun sequence genomic window carries:
- the LOC113315810 gene encoding uncharacterized protein LOC113315810, whose product MNFGERYLREPTPKDVQRLLAENAERGFPGMLGSVDCMQWPWKNCPVAWQGTYRGKEKHSSLVLEAVASYDLWFWHAFFGMPGSKNDLNVLAHSPLFYNMLKGVAPPCNYVINGYQYNMGYFLADGIYPKLTTIVQAFIQTLDIPNYVRLNKYQMYKRKDVERAFGVLQGKLRIFGSPYDFEHAFEYVYRDGHVGDEYKHDGDDDEDYDDEEDDDEDDDDDENDDDDAAYDDSEYNPSPFEDSSSESSDEE is encoded by the exons ATGAATTTTGGAGAAAGATATTTGCGTGAACCCACTCCTAAAGATGTTCAGAGGTTGCTAGCTGAGAATGCGGAACGAGGTTTTCCTGGAATGCTTGgtagtgttgattgtatgcaATGGCCATGGAAGAATTGCCCGGTAGCTTGGCAAGGAACTTACCGGGGTAAAGAGAAACATAGTAGTTTGGTATTAGAGGCGGTGGCATCATACGATttgtggttttggcatgctttttttggaatGCCTGGATCAAAAAATGATTTGAATGTGTTGGCACACTCACCCCTTTTTTATAACATGCTAAAGGGTGTAGCACCTCCGTGCAATTATGTCATCAATGGTTATCAGTACAATATGGGTTATTTCTTAGCCGATGGTATCTATCCAAAGTTGACTACAATTGTACAAGCTTTTATTCAGACATTAGACATTCCCAACTATGTGAGATTAAACAAGTATCAAATGTataaaagaaaggatgtcgagcGTGCTTTTGGAGTGCTTCAGGGTAAATTAAGAATTTTCGGATCACCAT ATGACTTTGAACATGCATTTGAATATGTTTATAGAGACGGACATGTGGGagacgaatataaacatgatggagatgatgatgaggattatGACGATGAGGAGGACGATGATGAGGACGATGACGATGATGAGAATGATGACGATGATGCTGCGTACGATGATTCAG AGTATAACCCGTCTCCCTTTGAAGATTCATCCTctgaatcatcagatgaagagTAG
- the LOC113316877 gene encoding ATP-dependent RNA helicase SUV3, mitochondrial-like gives MNIQIKMKLHLDMKFRSVVSVCRSLRQFSSSGKFDFTDLTSPHTWYPVARRKKRNVVLHVGPTNSGKTYHALKQLESSSSGLYCGPLRLLAWEVAKKLNKAKVPCDLITGQEREEVEGAKHKSVTVEMADLSSDYQCAVVDEIQMVGCKTRGFSFTRALLGIPADELHLCGDPAAVPLIQQILKVTGDSVEVQYYDRLSPLVPSKVPLGPFSNIQRGDCIVTFSRREIYRLKKEIESQGKHLCSVVYGSLPPETRTRQATMFNDESSEFDVLVASDAIGMGLNLNISRIIFSTLQKFDGVEMRDLTVPEIKQIAGRAGRYGSKFPRGEVTCIDGEDLPLLHSALGSPSPILECAGLFPTFDLLYLYSRLHPNAGFHQILEEFLHSAKLSANYFISNCEEMLKVAAVLDDLPLGIHDKYLFCISPVDMNDDISSQGLTQFATNYARKGIVRLKEIFTPGTLKLPTTQAALKELESIHKVLDLYVWLSFRMEDSFPDREVAASQKSICNLLIEDFLERLGSERPSRKRLATPPIYLERNGRQCRF, from the exons ATGAATATTCAG ATAAAAATGAAGTTGCATTTGGACATGAAATTTCGTTCGGTGGTTTCTGTGTGCCGTAGCTTAAGACAATTCAGCAGCTCCGGGAAATTTGATTTTACGGATTTGAC TTCACCGCATACATGGTATCCAGTTGCTCGGAGGAAGAAGCGCAACGTTGTGTTGCACGTGGGTCCCACAAATAGTGGTAAAACATATCACGCATTGAAACAACTTGAGTCGAGCTCTTCAG GTTTATATTGTGGTCCCTTGAGGCTGCTTGCGTGGGAAGTTGCAAAAAAGTTAAATAAGGCAAAGGTTCCTTGCGATTTGATTACTGGACAAGAGAGGGAGGAAGTCGAAGGCGCAAAACACAAGTCCGTTACTGTCGAAATGGCTGACTTGAGCTCTGATTACCAATGTGCTGTTGTTGATGAAATCCAG ATGGTAGGATGCAAGACAAGGGGTTTCTCATTCACACGTGCGTTATTGGGCATTCCTGCTGACGAACTTCACCTTTGTGGAGATCCTGCTGCTGTTCCCTTAATCCAGCAAATACTCAAAGTGACTGGTGACTCTGTCGAG GTCCAGTATTATGACAGGCTCTCACCTCTTGTTCCATCGAAGGTTCCTTTAGGACCCTTCTCTAACATACAGAGAGGAGACTGTATAGTCACTTTTTCACGCCGCGAAATATACAGATTAAAG AAAGAAATCGAATCTCAAGGAAAGCATCTTTGTTCCGTAGTCTATGGTTCACTGCCACCTGAAACTCGAACGAGACAG GCAACTATGTTTAATGACGAGAGCAGCGAGTTTGATGTACTCGTAGCCAGTGATGCCATTGGCATGGGTCTCAATCTGAATATTTCTAGAATCATATTTTCAACGCTTCAAAAGTTTGATGGTGTAGAAATGAGGGATTTGACAGTACCAGAGATAAAACAAATAGCAG GAAGGGCAGGACGTTATGGATCTAAGTTTCCTCGTGGTGAAGTGACGTGTATTGATGGAGAGGATCTACCTTTACTTCATTCAGCACTAGGGTCTCCTTCTCCTATTCTAGAG TGTGCTGGATTATTTCCTACCTTTGACCTCTTGTACTTATATTCACGCCTCCATCCAAACGCTGGTTTTCACCAAATATTG GAGGAATTTCTACACAGCGCGAAGTTATCAGCTAACTATTTCATTTCCAACTGTGAAGAAATGCTG AAAGTAGCCGCTGTTCTTGATGATTTACCCCTCGGAATACATGATAAATACCTATTCTGTATTAG TCCAGTTGACATGAACGATGACATTTCATCGCAGGGGCTTACTCAG TTTGCAACAAACTATGCAAGAAAAGGCATAGTACGACTAAAAGAAATATTTACACCTGGGACACTTAAGTTGCCAACAACCCAGGCTGCACTCAAGGAGCTGGAATCCATTCATAAG GTTTTGGATCTTTATGTGTGGCTAAGTTTCCGAATGGAGGATTCTTTCCCAGACCGTGAGGTAGCAGCTTCACAAAAATCAATCTGCAACTT GTTGATTGAAGATTTTTTGGAAAGACTTGGATCAGAGAGGCCGAGTAGAAAAAGGTTAGCAACGCCGCCAATTTACCTCGAAAGAAATGGGAGGCAATGTAGATTTTGA